One genomic window of bacterium includes the following:
- a CDS encoding GHKL domain-containing protein: MGWLQTTSLRNKLIFITMVTSAVSLLLASSVFVMRDFARLRDEKTAQLEVLARIVGNNVASALLFQDPESASETLESVIADDSVMCAHLFDAEEHAFSEFSRRPSLAHGHRFDVVGREGHHWTMQGLEVIEGIYQANERVGTVMLYSRLDEFWMSLVINVTIVGLAMLGSLLVALVLSRSFQTVISAPILRLVDMMRNVSAARDYSVRATTENGVELNRLVSGFNEMLHEIEARDHELKKHSEGLEEEVEQRTGELTRINHDLMSEISEREKVEEERQVLTTQLMEAAREAGQAEVATGVLHNVGNVLNSINVSATLIHEKLNSPRVEGLQKASELLRDREGDLTGFLDEDPRGKKLPKYLTQLGEQLGIERKEALTELSAMLEGLEHIKTIVSMQQSHAKSVGLIETIAVSKIAESSIAIIQPSLDRHRMAIFREYEEVREVETDKHQAIQILVNLLSNAVNATKGNRQGNRSITIRIRQKDDETASWQVIDNGGGLEPDKLTRIFQYGYTTRVEGHGFGLHSGALAAKQLGGSLNAESDGPGTGAIFTLELPFRGPDQGSSPESD; the protein is encoded by the coding sequence ATGGGCTGGCTACAGACAACTTCGCTTCGCAACAAACTGATCTTCATCACAATGGTGACGAGTGCAGTTTCGCTGCTTCTTGCGTCGAGCGTATTCGTCATGCGCGACTTTGCACGACTTCGCGATGAGAAGACTGCGCAGTTGGAAGTTCTTGCGCGGATCGTCGGAAACAACGTGGCTTCCGCTCTGCTCTTTCAGGATCCGGAGTCTGCCTCCGAGACTCTGGAATCCGTCATCGCGGACGACAGCGTCATGTGCGCGCATCTATTCGATGCGGAGGAGCACGCGTTCTCGGAGTTCAGCCGCAGACCATCACTGGCTCACGGGCACCGTTTTGATGTGGTCGGTCGAGAGGGGCACCACTGGACGATGCAGGGGCTCGAGGTGATCGAAGGTATCTACCAGGCCAATGAACGGGTAGGAACCGTCATGCTCTACTCCCGGCTGGACGAGTTCTGGATGAGCCTCGTCATCAACGTGACGATTGTCGGATTGGCGATGCTCGGTTCTCTGCTGGTCGCTCTGGTCTTGTCGAGATCGTTTCAGACGGTCATCTCGGCTCCGATTCTGCGACTGGTCGATATGATGCGAAACGTCTCTGCGGCAAGGGACTATTCGGTCCGGGCAACAACGGAGAACGGAGTTGAACTCAACCGCCTCGTTTCCGGATTCAACGAGATGCTGCACGAAATCGAAGCCCGGGATCATGAACTGAAGAAGCACAGCGAAGGCCTGGAAGAAGAAGTCGAGCAGCGCACCGGCGAACTCACTCGCATCAACCATGACTTGATGTCGGAGATCAGCGAACGGGAAAAGGTCGAAGAAGAACGCCAAGTCCTGACGACTCAGTTGATGGAGGCGGCGCGCGAGGCCGGTCAGGCGGAGGTGGCAACCGGCGTTCTGCACAACGTCGGAAATGTCCTCAACAGTATCAATGTCTCGGCCACGCTGATTCACGAAAAGCTGAACAGTCCCCGCGTGGAGGGCTTGCAGAAAGCGAGTGAATTGCTGCGAGACCGCGAGGGAGATCTCACCGGTTTCCTCGATGAAGATCCGCGCGGCAAGAAGCTGCCGAAATACCTGACTCAACTCGGCGAGCAGCTCGGCATCGAAAGAAAGGAAGCGCTAACGGAACTCTCGGCGATGCTCGAAGGTCTGGAGCACATCAAGACGATCGTGAGCATGCAGCAGAGCCATGCGAAGAGCGTGGGGCTCATCGAAACCATCGCCGTTTCAAAGATCGCAGAGAGCTCCATTGCGATCATTCAGCCCAGCCTGGACCGGCACAGGATGGCGATCTTCCGCGAGTACGAGGAAGTTCGGGAGGTCGAGACCGACAAGCATCAGGCAATCCAGATCCTGGTAAACCTGCTCAGCAACGCGGTGAATGCAACCAAAGGAAACAGACAGGGCAATCGATCCATTACGATCCGGATCCGTCAGAAGGACGACGAGACCGCCAGCTGGCAGGTGATCGACAACGGTGGGGGCCTGGAACCTGACAAACTCACGCGCATCTTCCAGTACGGATACACGACGAGAGTCGAGGGGCACGGTTTCGGCTTGCACAGCGGCGCTCTGGCAGCAAAACAGCTGGGTGGATCGCTGAACGCCGAGAGCGACGGTCCGGGCACGGGAGCGATCTTCACCCTGGAGTTGCCATTTCGCGGCCCAGACCAGGGAAGCTCGCCCGAGTCCGACTAG
- the sufC gene encoding Fe-S cluster assembly ATPase SufC, protein MLEIRDLHASVEDKPILKGIDLDVEAGKIHAIMGPNGSGKSTLANVLAGRDGYEVTRGSVLFKGKSLLDLEPEERAREGVFLAFQYPVEIPGVTNSYFMKATLNAIRKHRGEPELDAMDFLTLVKGKMKVLEMDEAFLHRSVNEGFSGGEKKRNEVLQMALLEPALGVLDETDSGLDIDALRIVSTGVNALRSPDRGFLVITHYQRLLDHLVPDYTHVLMDGRIVKSGDRSLALELEKKGYSWIEEEVAAGTAS, encoded by the coding sequence CTGCTCGAAATCCGCGACTTGCACGCCAGCGTCGAAGACAAACCGATTCTCAAAGGGATCGATCTAGACGTCGAGGCGGGTAAGATCCACGCCATCATGGGCCCAAACGGCTCCGGCAAGAGCACTCTGGCAAATGTGCTGGCGGGCCGAGATGGTTACGAAGTCACCCGTGGCTCCGTGCTCTTCAAGGGCAAAAGCCTGCTTGACCTGGAACCAGAGGAGCGAGCACGCGAGGGGGTATTCCTGGCCTTTCAATACCCGGTAGAGATTCCTGGCGTGACGAATTCCTACTTCATGAAGGCGACGCTCAACGCGATCCGAAAACACCGCGGCGAACCCGAACTTGACGCGATGGATTTCCTGACGCTGGTCAAGGGCAAGATGAAAGTGCTCGAAATGGACGAAGCGTTCCTGCACCGTTCCGTGAACGAGGGTTTCTCGGGTGGAGAAAAGAAGCGCAACGAAGTTCTGCAGATGGCGCTGCTCGAGCCCGCACTCGGGGTGCTGGATGAGACCGACTCGGGGCTCGATATCGACGCACTGCGAATCGTATCCACGGGCGTGAACGCTCTGCGCTCACCGGATCGCGGATTCCTCGTGATCACCCACTACCAGCGTCTGCTCGACCACCTGGTTCCCGATTACACACATGTACTGATGGACGGCCGCATCGTAAAATCCGGCGATCGCAGCCTGGCTCTGGAGCTCGAGAAGAAAGGCTATAGCTGGATCGAAGAGGAAGTCGCAGCGGGCACGGCTTCATGA
- a CDS encoding Rrf2 family transcriptional regulator, whose protein sequence is MQLSAQEEYGLRCLVQVARQGDGDPLSIHTISECEGLSPEYGAKLMRALRQASLVVSIRGAAGGYLLARPPEAIDVWQVIQALGGSFFPDGFCDTHPGQLRDCVHSLDCSIRGLWHKVEIAVREVLEQVTLADLLRNENSLLTLLEPPAIDGDSQPAGGNEKDPR, encoded by the coding sequence ATGCAGCTTTCAGCACAAGAAGAGTACGGGCTCCGCTGCCTGGTCCAGGTCGCCCGACAGGGCGATGGTGATCCGCTTTCGATCCACACGATCTCCGAGTGCGAGGGCCTGAGCCCGGAGTACGGAGCGAAGTTGATGAGGGCCCTGCGCCAGGCTTCCCTGGTCGTCAGCATTCGCGGCGCCGCGGGTGGCTACCTTCTCGCCCGGCCCCCCGAAGCCATCGACGTCTGGCAGGTGATCCAGGCTCTCGGCGGTTCGTTTTTTCCCGATGGTTTCTGCGACACACATCCGGGACAACTGCGCGACTGCGTCCATTCCCTGGACTGCTCGATCCGCGGACTCTGGCACAAGGTAGAGATTGCCGTACGTGAGGTTCTCGAACAGGTGACGCTCGCTGATCTGCTGCGCAACGAGAACTCGCTGCTGACGCTGCTCGAACCCCCGGCGATTGACGGAGATTCGCAGCCCGCGGGCGGGAACGAAAAGGATCCCAGATGA
- the sufB gene encoding Fe-S cluster assembly protein SufB, with protein sequence MSSSRDLEALTNREYEHGFVTDIDSEKLPPGLDEDVIREISAKKEEPEWLLDWRLKAFRRWLQLREEDARWANVSFPPIDYQAISYYSAPKPKKQLESMDEVDPELRATFEKLGIPLHEQKVLSGVAVDAVFDSVSVATTFKKRLGELGIVFCPFSEAVKEHPELIRKYLGSVVPYSDNFFATLNSAVFTDGSFVYIPEGVRCPMELSTYFRINEANTGQFERTLIVADRGSYVSYLEGCTAPMRDENQLHAAVVELVALDDAQIKYSTVQNWYPGDKNGKGGIYNFVTKRGACRGRNSKISWTQVETGSAITWKYPSCLLQGDNSVGEFYSVAVTNNCQQADTGTKMIHLGKNTSSTIISKGISAGRGQQTYRGLVKVHQKAKNARNFTQCDSLLIGSRCGAHTFPYIDVHNASSTVEHEATTSKISEDQLFYCRQRGIDTEGAISMLVNGFCKEVFRELPMEFAVEASKLLEVTLEGAVG encoded by the coding sequence ATGAGCAGCTCACGCGACCTGGAAGCGCTCACCAATCGCGAGTACGAACACGGTTTCGTTACGGATATCGATTCGGAAAAACTCCCACCGGGCCTCGACGAAGACGTCATCCGCGAGATTTCGGCCAAGAAGGAGGAACCCGAGTGGTTGCTCGATTGGCGATTGAAGGCTTTTCGGCGCTGGCTGCAGCTGCGCGAAGAAGACGCACGCTGGGCTAATGTCAGTTTTCCTCCCATCGACTACCAGGCCATCAGCTACTACTCCGCACCCAAACCGAAGAAGCAGCTCGAAAGCATGGATGAGGTCGATCCCGAGCTGCGCGCAACTTTCGAGAAGCTGGGCATTCCGCTACACGAACAGAAGGTGCTCTCAGGTGTCGCCGTCGATGCCGTGTTCGACAGTGTGTCGGTCGCAACCACCTTCAAGAAGCGGCTGGGCGAGCTCGGAATCGTGTTCTGCCCGTTTTCTGAAGCGGTCAAGGAACATCCAGAACTCATTCGGAAGTACCTTGGCTCGGTCGTTCCCTATTCAGACAATTTTTTCGCGACACTGAACTCCGCGGTCTTTACGGACGGTTCTTTCGTGTACATCCCCGAGGGTGTCCGATGTCCGATGGAACTATCGACGTACTTTCGGATCAACGAGGCAAACACCGGGCAATTCGAGCGAACTCTGATCGTGGCCGACCGCGGCTCGTACGTGAGTTACCTGGAAGGCTGTACCGCCCCGATGCGCGATGAGAATCAATTGCACGCAGCTGTGGTAGAACTCGTCGCGCTGGACGATGCGCAGATCAAATACTCCACGGTCCAGAACTGGTACCCCGGCGACAAGAACGGCAAAGGCGGTATCTACAACTTCGTGACCAAGCGGGGAGCGTGCAGAGGTCGCAACTCGAAGATCTCCTGGACCCAGGTCGAGACGGGATCCGCGATCACCTGGAAATACCCGAGCTGCCTTCTGCAGGGCGACAATAGTGTCGGCGAGTTCTACTCGGTGGCCGTCACTAACAACTGCCAACAGGCCGATACGGGCACGAAGATGATCCACCTGGGCAAGAACACCAGTAGCACCATCATCTCCAAGGGAATCTCGGCCGGACGCGGGCAACAGACGTACCGAGGCCTGGTGAAGGTTCACCAGAAGGCGAAGAACGCCCGCAACTTTACTCAGTGCGACTCGCTTCTGATCGGTAGCCGCTGTGGAGCCCACACCTTTCCCTATATCGACGTACACAACGCATCGTCGACCGTAGAACACGAAGCAACGACATCGAAGATCAGCGAAGACCAGCTCTTTTACTGTCGTCAGCGCGGCATCGACACCGAAGGTGCGATTTCGATGCTGGTCAACGGATTCTGTAAAGAGGTGTTTCGCGAACTGCCCATGGAGTTCGCAGTCGAAGCATCGAAGTTGCTCGAAGTCACTCTCGAAGGCGCGGTTGGCTAG
- a CDS encoding alpha/beta hydrolase has protein sequence MASTELNNLVQMLRANNPLSDASVADMRAGMEAMTALTPLPEGTLAEAFSLEGIPAEWVAAPDVDSKRTVLYLHGGGYVIGSINTHRGLAARISADANARCLLIDYRLAPENPFPAAVEDGTAAYRWLLAQGFEAEKLAIAGDSAGGGLTVATLVALRDAGDALPAAAVCLSPWVDLEGLGESMTTRADEDPMVARDGLLSMAEMYLGGADARTPLAAPLYANLGSLPPLLIQVGTAETLLDDSIRLAERAKREGVDVTLDVWQELIHVFQAFAPALPEANQAIEQIGEFLNKRLA, from the coding sequence ATGGCCAGTACCGAACTGAACAACCTCGTCCAGATGCTTCGGGCGAACAATCCACTGTCGGATGCGTCGGTCGCTGACATGAGGGCCGGGATGGAGGCCATGACCGCGCTCACACCGTTGCCGGAGGGAACGCTGGCCGAAGCCTTTTCCCTCGAGGGAATTCCAGCCGAGTGGGTTGCGGCTCCCGATGTCGATTCGAAGCGCACCGTGCTCTACCTGCACGGAGGTGGCTACGTGATCGGGTCGATCAATACCCACCGCGGTCTGGCGGCGCGCATTTCCGCAGACGCCAATGCCCGCTGTTTGTTGATCGACTATCGCCTGGCTCCAGAGAACCCGTTTCCAGCAGCGGTCGAAGATGGAACGGCCGCTTATCGCTGGCTGCTGGCTCAGGGTTTCGAAGCCGAGAAACTCGCGATTGCCGGAGATTCCGCCGGTGGCGGTCTGACGGTGGCGACCCTGGTCGCGCTGCGCGATGCGGGAGATGCACTTCCCGCAGCGGCCGTATGTTTGTCGCCGTGGGTCGATCTCGAGGGCCTGGGAGAGTCCATGACGACCCGCGCGGACGAAGATCCGATGGTTGCCCGCGACGGGTTGCTCTCGATGGCGGAGATGTATCTAGGCGGAGCCGATGCGCGGACACCACTCGCAGCCCCCTTGTATGCAAACCTCGGCAGTCTTCCGCCGCTTCTGATCCAGGTGGGAACCGCCGAAACTCTGCTCGATGATTCAATTCGCCTGGCCGAGCGGGCGAAGCGGGAAGGCGTCGATGTGACTCTGGACGTGTGGCAGGAGTTGATTCACGTATTCCAGGCATTTGCGCCCGCGCTTCCCGAAGCCAATCAAGCGATCGAACAGATTGGCGAGTTTCTCAACAAGCGCCTCGCCTGA
- the sufD gene encoding Fe-S cluster assembly protein SufD has translation MTQGKAYASLLQLFEERKKVNSRGPAWLEQLRAEARSAFEESGLPTPQSEDWRFTDLAKLSDLELHPAEEAPVLASEWVESTRKAAGPEHRVVFAQDVFQAELSRLGNLPAGVRVASLAKILREEPERLKGRLGTLADLKRTPLSALNTALFRDGVLIEIADDVSVSEAIHLVFVQTGGDRHLAIHPRVLVVAGGGSRATVVEHFIGETPHNGLTNPLTELLVGENAHIDHVALQERRTGSFHLANLFAKQQAGSRFASHSIAMGEGLSRLEIRTSLEGEGAHAQLNGLYMARDRQLVDHHTTIDHATPHTTSSELYKGILDGRGRGVFHGRIHVRPDAQKADAAQTNRALLLSDSASLNTKPQLEIYADDVKCSHGASIGELDPDQLFYMRSRGMSLEDARSALTFAFASDVINALPLEALRNYLKYSVLKWLPRGTHA, from the coding sequence ATGACGCAGGGCAAGGCATACGCAAGCCTTCTTCAGTTGTTTGAGGAGCGCAAGAAGGTCAACTCCCGAGGACCCGCCTGGCTGGAACAGTTGCGAGCCGAGGCGCGCAGTGCATTCGAGGAGTCTGGCCTGCCGACACCTCAGAGCGAAGATTGGCGGTTTACAGATCTGGCGAAACTCTCGGACCTGGAGCTGCACCCGGCGGAAGAAGCCCCGGTTCTGGCATCGGAATGGGTGGAGTCCACACGCAAGGCCGCGGGCCCCGAACACCGAGTCGTATTCGCCCAGGACGTCTTTCAAGCCGAACTCTCGAGGCTGGGAAATCTACCCGCCGGGGTCCGCGTAGCCTCACTCGCGAAAATACTTCGCGAAGAACCGGAACGACTCAAGGGCAGGCTGGGAACTCTGGCCGACTTGAAACGCACGCCGCTGAGCGCACTGAATACGGCGCTTTTCCGCGACGGCGTATTGATCGAGATTGCCGACGACGTGTCCGTCAGCGAAGCCATCCATCTGGTTTTCGTGCAGACCGGCGGCGATCGGCACCTGGCGATCCACCCGCGAGTTCTCGTGGTTGCGGGCGGTGGCTCACGCGCCACGGTCGTCGAACACTTCATCGGGGAGACACCGCACAACGGATTGACGAACCCGTTGACGGAACTCCTCGTGGGAGAGAACGCGCACATCGACCATGTTGCATTGCAGGAGCGGCGCACCGGAAGCTTCCACCTTGCGAATCTTTTCGCGAAGCAACAGGCGGGTAGCCGATTCGCCTCTCATTCGATAGCGATGGGAGAAGGCCTGTCGAGGCTGGAAATTCGCACTTCGCTCGAAGGCGAAGGTGCGCATGCACAACTCAATGGCTTGTACATGGCCCGGGATCGACAGCTCGTCGACCACCACACGACGATCGACCACGCCACACCACACACGACCAGTAGTGAGTTGTACAAAGGCATTCTGGACGGTCGCGGGCGCGGTGTATTTCACGGACGCATTCACGTTCGACCAGATGCGCAAAAAGCCGACGCAGCCCAGACGAACAGGGCCCTGCTACTTTCGGACTCGGCGTCCCTCAACACCAAGCCCCAACTCGAGATCTACGCCGACGACGTGAAATGCAGTCACGGAGCGAGTATCGGAGAACTCGATCCCGATCAGCTTTTCTACATGCGCTCACGCGGCATGAGTCTCGAAGATGCTCGGTCAGCTCTGACTTTCGCGTTCGCCAGTGACGTGATCAATGCGCTTCCACTCGAAGCACTGCGCAACTACCTGAAGTACTCCGTGCTCAAATGGCTGCCCCGGGGGACGCACGCATGA
- a CDS encoding ChaN family lipoprotein, producing the protein MFQRRFIWLAVLLLGCAGGVHHPPTPEQSDSPWHQWQSQVLLDHPLVGRVWDPRSGKFIGYDQIGFRAQASDYLLIGEKHDNADHHRIQAWLIDRVKEVDRRPAVVFEMLALDKRDVVYQHRREHETDVDAFAEAVGWAASGWPSWNLYRPVFATALADRLPVEPGDPPRATLREMRTKGLDFLDRQELLRLGLDEELESAPRELFAAAIRESHCGMAKESTIDRMIAMQRTRDAYLADSLLETGTDTGAVLIAGAGHVLRAAVPAFLRRRAPQRSVLAIGLLEVDDERLTAGEYLEVSERPEFDLLWFTPRTDNEDPCERYRDQLKRLGK; encoded by the coding sequence TTGTTTCAGCGCAGGTTCATCTGGCTGGCGGTCCTGTTGCTCGGTTGTGCGGGAGGAGTGCATCATCCACCCACCCCCGAGCAGAGTGACTCTCCCTGGCATCAGTGGCAAAGTCAGGTTCTGCTCGATCATCCGCTCGTGGGCCGCGTATGGGATCCGCGAAGTGGCAAATTCATTGGATACGACCAGATCGGGTTTCGGGCTCAGGCGAGCGACTACCTGCTAATCGGCGAAAAGCACGACAACGCCGACCACCACCGGATTCAGGCCTGGTTGATCGATCGTGTAAAGGAGGTCGACCGCCGGCCTGCGGTCGTGTTCGAGATGCTCGCACTCGACAAACGCGACGTCGTGTACCAGCACCGCCGCGAACACGAAACGGATGTCGACGCATTTGCAGAAGCGGTGGGGTGGGCTGCGAGCGGCTGGCCGTCCTGGAATCTGTATCGTCCGGTGTTTGCGACGGCCCTCGCGGATCGATTGCCAGTCGAACCTGGAGACCCGCCGCGCGCGACTCTGCGCGAGATGCGTACGAAGGGGCTCGACTTTCTGGACAGACAGGAACTCTTGCGCCTCGGGCTCGATGAAGAACTCGAATCTGCGCCGCGCGAGCTCTTTGCCGCTGCGATCCGGGAGTCGCATTGCGGCATGGCCAAAGAAAGCACCATTGATCGAATGATTGCCATGCAGCGCACTCGCGATGCGTATCTGGCCGATTCGTTGCTCGAGACCGGGACCGATACCGGCGCAGTCTTGATCGCCGGCGCGGGACATGTCTTGCGGGCCGCAGTCCCCGCCTTTCTGCGTCGCCGAGCGCCACAACGTTCCGTGCTCGCCATCGGACTGCTCGAGGTCGATGACGAGCGCTTGACTGCGGGCGAGTATCTCGAGGTCTCCGAGCGTCCCGAATTCGATCTCCTCTGGTTTACGCCACGAACCGACAATGAGGACCCCTGCGAACGCTATCGCGACCAATTGAAGCGTCTCGGCAAGTAG